In the genome of Nocardioides palaemonis, the window GCAGGTCGGCGATCGGGCCGCGCTCGGGGAAGACCGCGTCGGGCTCGAGGTCGTGCCACGGCTGGAGCACGAAGGCGCGCTCGTGGGCGCGGGGGTGGGGCAGGCGGAGGAAGTCCTCGTTGGAGCGGCGGTCGCCGACCACGATGAGGTCGACGTCGAGGGTGCGCGGCGCGTTGCGGATGTCGCTGCGCTCGCGCTCGTAGGCGTCCTCGATCGCCAGGGCCCGCTCCATCAGCCGCGCGGCCGGGAGCGTGGTGTCGGCGAGGACGACGGCGTTGAGGTACGGGCCGGAGTCCTCCGGCGCGTCGACCGGCTCGGTCTCGTAGACCGGGGAGACGCCGGTGACGAAGAAGTCGGGGGTGTCGGCGAGCGCGTCGACCGCACCCTGGAGCGAGGAGAGCCGCTCCCCGAGGTTGGACCCGAGCGCGACCACGACCCGGCGGATCGGGTGCATCTCCCCGGTGAGGGAGTCGGCGTCCACGATGTGGGGGTTGGGGGTCTCAGTCATGAGCTACCTCGCGTTCTGGTGATCGTCAGCGCGACGTCCGAGTACGTCGCGTCGATGGGCGCATCAGGTTTGTGCAGCGTGACCCGGGCCCATTCAACACGACTGTCCAACAGGCACACGTCCGCGATGCGTTGAGCGACGGTTTCTATCAGGTCGACCGGATCCCGCTCGACGGCGGCCTTCACGTCGGTGGTGAGGCTGCCGTAGTTGACGGTGTCGGTGAGGTCGTCGGAGGCGGCCGCGGCGCGGGTGTCCATCCCGAGCACGAGGTCGACCACGAACACCTGGCCCTGACGCTTCTCGAAGTCGAAGACGCCGTGGTGCGCGAAGCACTCGATCCCGCTCACGGCCAGCTCGTCGGTCATCTGCTCTCCTCCATCGCGGCGACGACGGCGAGCGCGTCGCGGGTCGCGCGTACGTCGTGCACGCGCAGGTAGTCGACGCCCCGAGACGCCAGCAGCGCGACCAGCGCCGCGTGGGCGTGCTCGCGGCCGTCCACCGGCCGCGGCCCGTCGTCGTCGGCGAGCAGCGTGCCGAGGAACGACTTGCGGCTCGCCCCCACCAGCACCGGCCGTCCGAGGCCCTGCAGCACGTCGAGCGAGGCGAGCAGCTCCCAGTTGTGTGCCGGCTGCTTGGCGAACCCCAGCCCCGGGTCGAGC includes:
- the folK gene encoding 2-amino-4-hydroxy-6-hydroxymethyldihydropteridine diphosphokinase, encoding MTETPNPHIVDADSLTGEMHPIRRVVVALGSNLGERLSSLQGAVDALADTPDFFVTGVSPVYETEPVDAPEDSGPYLNAVVLADTTLPAARLMERALAIEDAYERERSDIRNAPRTLDVDLIVVGDRRSNEDFLRLPHPRAHERAFVLQPWHDLEPDAVFPERGPIADLLDAVDGSGVKRREDLALDFQ
- the folB gene encoding dihydroneopterin aldolase, with protein sequence MTDELAVSGIECFAHHGVFDFEKRQGQVFVVDLVLGMDTRAAAASDDLTDTVNYGSLTTDVKAAVERDPVDLIETVAQRIADVCLLDSRVEWARVTLHKPDAPIDATYSDVALTITRTRGSS